Within the Mauremys reevesii isolate NIE-2019 linkage group 2, ASM1616193v1, whole genome shotgun sequence genome, the region TAGTAACCATGGTTATAGACACAACTGTGTTTAGACCCAATGATGCAACTAATTGTTACAAACTCTGTTAAAAATCTGTGGAGTAGATAGGACCTAGATCCTCTGTGCAAAAATATCTTATTCTGGCATTGTGAGGGCAGACTTTGTCAAAAATGAGTTCAACCTGATTCAGTATAATTAGGTGTTAATGATTATTTAACAGTTCCTGTTAACTATTGATTGGTTTGGCAGTCAGATCCAGTTACCCTAGGATTGGGAGGCAAAGTACTACTACTTTTCTGCCTGATTCTCACCCCTGGTTTCTGTCCAGCATGTCCATCAAAGGTAGTGCAGGATTAGTCAGTGTTTTAAGTGGGTGGAATGGTATGGTTGGGTTTATCCTGTATATACAAGTAGTGATGTTGTCCATTCCCAAAATGACAATGTTAGTGTATTGAGACTTGAGTGATATATAGTTGATTATATTTTTATAGTTGTAGCAAAATCTTTGATTAGTGGGAGAGACTAATGCTCCCCAAGCTTTATCCAAAGAAGGATATCTAGCATATTGAATGACGATGGGGCTGGTGTTAGGGCTGTCTTCAGAGGTCTTTGTCTCCCTCTCTAATCAAGAgcatggatttttatttttttttttattgacagAATATGGATTCCCAAAAGGAAGTTCAGCCTCCAAAGCAACAGCCAATGATTTACATTTGTGGAGGTAGGTTTTATTCTTAACATTTAATAATATTTGCTGATCCCCAGCTTGGTCCTGCTAACTCTTGTATAACATTGTTGCAAGTCTTTGCTTTAGAGGCTATTTTCTGGAGGTGTTCCCGAAAGATGAGTGTATTGGTCAGGAATGACATTGAGGTATATTGGCTTTGGTTCATAATGCAAGTTTCACAACCAGACTTGACAGTGATTCAGTTGTCAAGGTGGAAAAAAGTAGAGACTAATGATTTTGGTCTCAGCTGCCACTTTTGAAAGGACTCCTCCATGATCTTCTAGTCAGATGTAAGGGTCACTTCAGGTTCTTTAAAGTTATGGGTTTTAGTTGGAAGTGCACTGCCCTGATGCTACAAACATCGGCCTTGACCCTAGTGTATCTAGTTGCAGAGTACTGTGCATTGATGTGGACAAGAAGCTGCCATACCCCATTGGTGGGTAGGCAGTTGAATCAGACCATGCGAATCATCATGGGGACTTTAAAATCAATGCTTCTACCATAGCTTTCTGTATTAGCAAACATTGAACCTCTAGCTATCCATCAAGATATAGCTTGACAATCAGAACATAAACGTGCTGAAGACTACCCAGAACTTCCCATCTGGCAGGCTATGGACAGCATCCCCCAACGATGCCTGAAATTGTGAAAACTGTGGACCACACATGTCTCTGGATCTGGCCAGGGAATGGCAAAGTATCTGGACCTCATCTACAGTTCCAAACAAGCACATTATCACTGACCCAATAAGCCACTGTCCCCGCCTGCAGACTGGACCATGCTGAATCTCATCTGAACAAAAATCAGACATCCCTTCCTGTGACTGTGGTGAGAACATGCAAACCATTGAACACATCGTAACACAGCGCACCAAATATGGATTCAAAGGTGAATTTGATATCCACAACTTCAGAGAGAGAGCCTTGAAATAGCTTGTGGATCTACAACGGCATCTGTAGAATGCTGCTATGTAGATGCcgtgtgtgtgggagagaaatAATATCTGCTGAACCTAACATCACTATTAGTAGTAAGTTGTGGTATTTGCTCAGGGTGGCATGCCATCTAACTGCAAATGGTGCAGAATAATTATACTAATATGATGGATTTTTGCTTCATGGAGTGATGATAATGTGGAAATAGCTCTTTAGAACTTCTGTCATTGGGCACAGGTCACACATTGCCATTCTTTCCAAGTACCTTTATAATCTGTTCTGTTTGTAATGTGGTGCAATGTTTATAGAGTAAATAAGAATAAAACTACCATCACATCTCAGAGAAAAGCCCATGTGGTCACTTACTTTTAGCCAAAATTGTTATGGCAGGGTTCAAATGCAATAACTTGTAAAGGGATTACAATACTGTTAGTCTTCTGGGGGCATTTTTTTTGAAATACTGTACCTTCCATTTCAAGCAATCAAAGGCAAAATAATTTTGTCCTTCAGAAATATCTTTGATCCAAGGAGAAGCCATCCCTGCCGATGGTTTAgcacaagggtgggcaaactctttggcccaagggccacatctggatatggaaattgcACGGCGGGCCATGAATGTTCACTAAattgaggttggggtgcaggaggaaatgagggctctggctggaggtgtgggctctgggatggggctggggatgaggggttttgggtgcaggaaggtgctccggacagggactgaggggttcggaggatgagagggggaatcagggctggggcagaaggttggggcatgggagggggtcaggagtgcaggctccgggtggcacttgcctcaagcagctcctggaagcagcagcgtGTCCCTTCTTTGGCTCCTACGTGGAGACACAGCCAGGCAGTTCTGCACGCTTCCTTGTCCGCAGGTGccgccccagcagctcccattggctgcagttcccagtcaatgggagctgctggggcggcgcctgtggatggggcagcgcacagaacctcctggctgcccctaaacATAGGAGTCGGagcggggacatgccgctgcttctggtaGCTGTGGCATGTACGCTCGGAGTGGCACCCaaccatgggcggcaggttatatacatttgTGGTGCttgagcaccaggaatattcagggctgggtgccctgctccagcaatatttggagccgggtctctgccccggccctgcctggatcgggccccggtcCCCGCGGGTCTCCTCCCcgtgtccctgcctggagcaggtcccagccccagccagaaccctcatccccctcaCACCTtaatctctgccccagccctgagcccccctgcagcatgaacccctcatccccagccccaaccgtcatccccctgcaccctgatcctctgcctcagccctgagccctccgcatcatgaaccctcatcctcagccccacagccctcaccccaaccctacCAAAATTTCTACAAGCTTGCCACCCATGCAcccaaccccgctccctggctggagtgcaggagcagggcaagccccagaccctgctccccagcgggagatcaagggccagattaaatcgGTTGGCTGGCCGGCCAGACGTGGCCcgggggccatagtttgcccacccctggtttagcagCAACCAGAGAGAGGGGTTGTACTCCACAAAACATAATCTTTCTTAGTGCCTCCAACCTTTTAGAGCGAGTAATGGTTGTTAGCACCACAGGCCCTGCTGCACAGACAGTCACTTTGGTCAGCTATATAATATTTTTGGATTGCACTATGTTAATACCACTCAGCTGCTAGTATAGTATGGGCAATTATTTGTGAGCACATTTTTGTAATATGTCCATAGATTTATTCTAGGTAATTTGAATACCACATACTTTATCATCACTAAAGGTAATAGAACGAACATTGTAACTTTACAGGTTAGCTAAAAGTGTTTACCCTGAAGAGAAATCAAGTACTTGATTTTAGCAGTAATATTAATTCACTAAAGTTGTTTTGTTTGCCACAAATGCAAATCTTTAATTTTGTTACCTTTTCCAAAAGTAAATTATAACATCTTGCATTTTGTATTTCTCGTTATAGTGGtctaataagattttttttttctccccagaatGTCAcacagaaaatgaaataaaagcaagagATCCTATCAGGTGTCGAGAATGTGGGTACAGAATAATGTacaagaaaagaacaaaaagatgTATCCTTTCGCACATGCCTATTAAATTGTTTGAGTGGGCAGAGGAAGACAGTggctataaataaaataaaaaattgggaTAGTACTGAAGAATTGGTCCAGTATCAAAAAAGTCTTACAACCTAGTACTTATGCGAGGAAGAACATATAACATCTTAATTATTTTCAGTGATGATCTTGTTAATTAAAGCACAATACAATAAACTTATTGTATtattacttattcacataatataagaactaggggtcaccaaatgaaattaataggcagcaggtttaaaacaaataaaagaaagttcttcttcacgcagcgcacagtcaacttgtggaactccttacctgaggaggttgtgaaggctaggactataacaatgtttaaaaggggactggataaattcatggtggctaagtccataaatggctattagccaggatgggtaagaatggtgtccctagcctctgttcgtcagaggatggagatggatggcaggagagagatcatttgatcattgcctgttaggttcactccctcaggggcacctggcattggccactgtcggtagacagatactgggctagatggacctttggtctgacccggtacggcctttcttatgttcttatgttatgtaactTTTGTAGTCTTATATTGCGGTGCAAACAGGTAAAAAGTACACTGGATAGAAGATACTATCATGCATGCAAAATATATTCCATTTTTCAAAAGCATACAAACAAATGCTAACTATGGCGATAACTGGAAAAATGAGCCTCGATGCATTTTGCATGACTGATttgtgatttgtatttttttaaattttgttttcccCTGTCATTTTCTTTAACTCTAACTATTACAGTGGTTGTCTTTGATGCTCGGTAATGGGAATTCAAGATGTAGCTGTTTTGGCCTGGTTCGTTTTAGTATACTGATAACTTTGGTTTGTATACACATCTGTTGTGGAGAAATATATACTTTTCATTCTGATATCAGTTGTAAATTATTCAAGTagttaaataaagtttttaatatcaaatattcagtttcacttttgaattcagtggagttatgcttgCTTACACCAGAGCTAAACTTGGCCCAATATGTCCAAGTTCCCTGATTTTTCTATTCCCATCTCAGAACCTCACTAAGACACCATTCCCGTAGAGACTTTAAACATGTTTAACTTTATATACTGAGTAGTCCCATAAACTTCAGAGAGATTACTTGCTGCATAAAGTCAAACGTGCATAAATCTTTGTAGGCTTGAGGGCTAAATCTAGGCAAAACGGCTGTAGAACAACAAATAGTGTCAATGTATGATGTATTCTTTATAGGCTgctgattaattgcaattaactcaaaaattaatcacattgttaaacaataaaataccaattgaaaatgtagaaaaaatcaaacaatatttaataaatttcaaatatattgctttctattacaacatagaatacaaagtgtgtacagtgctcactttatattattttgattacagatatttgcactataaaatgataaaagaaattgtattttttcaATTTGTCTCATactagtactgtagtgcaatctctatcatgaaaatgcaatttacaaatgtagatttttttttttgttacataactgcactcaaaaacaaaacaatgtaaaactttagagtctacaaatccactcagtcgtACTTCTTGTTGAGccattgctaagacaaacaagtttgtttacatttacaggagataatgctgatcacttcttaattaaaatgtcacctgaaagtgagaacaggcattcgcatggcagtGTTGTAaatggcgtcacaagatatttacgtgccagatgcactaaagagtcatacgcctcttcatgcttcaaccagcattccagaggacatgcttccatgctgatgatgctcgttaaaaaaataatttaaattgatacatttgaaaatgtaga harbors:
- the POLR2K gene encoding DNA-directed RNA polymerases I, II, and III subunit RPABC4 isoform X2, yielding MDSQKEVQPPKQQPMIYICGECHTENEIKARDPIRCRECGYRIMYKKRTKRLVVFDAR
- the POLR2K gene encoding DNA-directed RNA polymerases I, II, and III subunit RPABC4 isoform X1, translating into MRVGNTYWYLLTLLLREGATRGVTIKNMDSQKEVQPPKQQPMIYICGECHTENEIKARDPIRCRECGYRIMYKKRTKRLVVFDAR